A genome region from Brevinematales bacterium includes the following:
- the ribD gene encoding bifunctional diaminohydroxyphosphoribosylaminopyrimidine deaminase/5-amino-6-(5-phosphoribosylamino)uracil reductase RibD, whose amino-acid sequence MFERIYFEEALKLAHSVKGSTSPNPAVGAIVVKDDSIVGRGATRQAGKEHAEVLAIRDAGKKCPGSTMYITLEPCVLFPGKHTASCAQAIIDAGITEVIIGMRDPNPYVNGKGIELLEKAGVSTKILHERESELRELNEDFFKYISTGIPFVYAKYAMTLDGNIANIDGDSRWVSGEESLKWVHNFRNRVDAIMVGIGTVKKDNPRLNVRLVPLVKNPMRVIIDPNGETPDGYHVMSGEESSLFIISPAASKEFRELCGRNGKRFAEFPAPFDMREVVAYLGKTEGIESLFIEGGGRLFYSALQAGIIDKVYALIAPKILGGKGIQPFEGGTKIPMSRALRLKDISVENIEGDVLIKGYL is encoded by the coding sequence ATGTTTGAGAGAATTTATTTTGAGGAAGCCCTCAAACTCGCCCATTCGGTAAAAGGATCGACTTCTCCCAACCCCGCGGTCGGCGCGATAGTCGTAAAGGACGATTCGATAGTCGGCAGAGGCGCCACCCGGCAGGCGGGTAAGGAGCACGCCGAGGTGCTCGCTATCCGCGACGCGGGGAAAAAGTGCCCCGGCTCCACCATGTACATCACACTCGAACCGTGCGTCCTCTTCCCCGGTAAGCATACCGCATCCTGCGCGCAGGCGATTATCGACGCGGGGATTACCGAGGTGATTATCGGGATGCGCGACCCCAACCCCTATGTCAACGGTAAGGGTATCGAACTCCTTGAAAAAGCGGGAGTGTCCACCAAAATCCTGCACGAACGGGAGAGCGAGCTCCGCGAGCTCAACGAGGATTTCTTCAAGTATATCAGCACCGGTATCCCGTTCGTCTACGCGAAGTACGCGATGACTCTCGACGGGAATATCGCCAATATCGACGGGGATTCCCGATGGGTGAGCGGCGAGGAGAGTCTCAAATGGGTGCACAATTTCCGCAACAGGGTCGACGCGATTATGGTCGGGATAGGCACTGTTAAGAAGGACAATCCGCGCCTGAATGTCCGGCTTGTCCCTCTGGTCAAGAATCCCATGCGGGTGATAATCGACCCCAACGGGGAGACTCCCGACGGGTATCATGTCATGTCCGGCGAGGAGTCGAGCCTGTTTATTATTTCTCCCGCCGCGTCGAAGGAGTTCCGGGAGTTGTGCGGGCGGAACGGCAAACGTTTCGCGGAATTTCCCGCCCCGTTCGATATGCGCGAAGTCGTTGCGTACCTCGGTAAAACGGAGGGGATAGAGTCCCTGTTTATCGAAGGCGGGGGACGGCTGTTTTACAGCGCACTCCAGGCGGGGATTATCGATAAGGTGTACGCGCTGATCGCCCCGAAAATCCTCGGCGGTAAGGGTATCCAGCCGTTCGAGGGAGGGACGAAAATTCCCATGAGCCGCGCCCTAAGACTAAAGGACATTTCTGTCGAAAATATAGAAGGAGACGTACTGATTAAGGGGTATCTATGA
- a CDS encoding tetratricopeptide repeat protein produces MIFHRDPKKSFAHAKHLFDLADFNEAAKSFQRSWNAQRSEKSLSYLMLTHLLRSDFKSIARLMNEREFYGGFSWYTLFWCRFLTGDFYELDDILDTMLECDNYFVRAFALYEIIKRRKSREHRANAGRYLHQAGLSYEMPIEEYRASLYTELIHERYDSALSEVRKLIIEFPRQPEVYIDLFEVMNRTGDKELLKELIYDKAVQTHARNDYRLMYLISRAFYSAGDTENAKLALKTLTGLFRSNPVFYYNLGNIYFRQRNFGSAVEHYKKAIEFAPLFERAHFNLGTLYLKAGYLIDAERSLEEAVRLRKKPDNLNNLTACYISGKRLEDAYEFLQSLSNVDRGFRERSIELKNQIKQVLVLT; encoded by the coding sequence ATGATTTTTCACCGCGACCCGAAGAAATCCTTTGCGCACGCGAAACATCTTTTCGACCTGGCGGATTTTAATGAGGCGGCGAAGTCGTTTCAACGGTCGTGGAATGCCCAGCGTTCGGAAAAATCCCTTTCCTATCTCATGCTGACCCATCTCCTCCGTTCCGACTTCAAATCCATCGCGCGCCTGATGAACGAGCGGGAATTCTACGGCGGGTTCTCGTGGTACACCCTGTTCTGGTGCCGTTTCCTGACCGGGGATTTCTACGAGCTCGACGATATCCTCGATACGATGCTGGAATGCGATAACTACTTCGTCCGCGCCTTTGCGCTCTATGAGATCATCAAACGCCGCAAATCGCGGGAACATCGCGCGAATGCCGGCCGTTACCTGCATCAGGCGGGATTGTCCTACGAGATGCCGATCGAGGAATACCGCGCGTCCCTCTATACCGAACTGATTCACGAACGTTACGATTCCGCGCTGTCGGAGGTTCGCAAGCTCATCATCGAGTTTCCCAGACAGCCCGAGGTGTATATCGATCTCTTCGAGGTGATGAACCGGACGGGGGATAAGGAGTTATTGAAGGAACTGATTTATGATAAAGCGGTACAGACGCATGCCCGGAACGATTACCGCCTGATGTACCTGATCTCGCGGGCGTTTTACTCGGCGGGCGATACGGAGAACGCGAAACTCGCGCTGAAGACCCTGACCGGGCTTTTCCGCTCGAATCCGGTGTTCTATTATAACCTCGGGAATATCTATTTCCGTCAGCGGAACTTCGGGAGCGCGGTCGAGCATTATAAGAAGGCCATCGAGTTCGCCCCGTTATTCGAACGCGCCCACTTCAACCTGGGGACTCTTTACCTCAAGGCGGGGTATCTGATAGACGCGGAACGGTCGCTCGAGGAGGCTGTCAGGCTCAGGAAAAAGCCGGATAATCTGAACAATCTGACCGCATGTTACATATCGGGTAAAAGGCTCGAAGACGCCTACGAATTCCTGCAGAGTCTGTCGAATGTCGACCGCGGCTTCAGGGAACGCTCCATAGAGCTTAAAAACCAGATAAAACAGGTACTCGTCCTGACGTAA
- a CDS encoding TldD/PmbA family protein has product MLDMMKDKISAIRADYGELHFEKSESCEIAYSNDNIERIGNAKTSGGNARVLKNNGWGFVSFNLPDFDAYIPAAERNAELVGRGKSEIYTDHHPVIVETATEYKIDPVTVPLEEKNDLIRKYNDLMKHPKIANTAVRYVDSRVERYFVNTDGSAIRKLRTFTGIVWKALARDGTNVQFAFDTVGGCAGYENVIGLDDRIMEIKERALKLLDAKKVKAGKYRVLLNPMLAGTFVHEAFGHLSESDRLYENPRLKDILLMGKEFGPEYLNIVDDGSLPGYAGYTPYDDEGIPARKNYLIKNGILTGRLHSRETAAKMNEPPSGNARAINSAFQPIVRMTNTFIENGSASFDGMLASIDDGIYACDDIGGMTDDEMFTFSAAYAYRIRNGKIAELLRDVVLTGNVFSTLKNIKMIGDDLKIFGGLGGCGKGGQSPLPVGLGSPHILIDDVLIGGE; this is encoded by the coding sequence ATGCTGGATATGATGAAAGATAAAATTTCCGCCATCCGTGCCGATTACGGCGAACTGCATTTCGAAAAAAGCGAGAGCTGCGAGATCGCCTACTCTAACGATAATATCGAACGGATCGGCAACGCCAAGACGTCCGGCGGGAACGCCCGCGTGCTGAAGAATAACGGGTGGGGTTTCGTATCGTTCAATCTCCCCGACTTCGATGCCTATATCCCCGCCGCCGAGCGCAACGCCGAACTGGTGGGGCGCGGTAAATCGGAAATATACACCGATCACCATCCCGTCATAGTCGAAACGGCAACGGAATACAAAATCGACCCGGTAACGGTGCCGCTCGAGGAAAAGAACGACCTGATCCGCAAATATAACGACCTGATGAAGCACCCGAAGATCGCCAATACCGCCGTGCGGTATGTGGACAGCCGCGTCGAACGGTATTTCGTGAACACCGACGGTTCCGCTATCAGGAAACTCCGCACATTCACGGGGATAGTCTGGAAGGCTCTCGCGCGCGACGGTACCAACGTCCAGTTCGCGTTCGATACGGTCGGAGGGTGCGCGGGCTACGAGAACGTCATCGGCCTCGATGACCGCATCATGGAGATCAAGGAGCGCGCGCTGAAACTCCTCGACGCGAAAAAGGTGAAGGCCGGTAAGTACCGCGTCCTCCTGAACCCCATGCTCGCGGGCACGTTCGTCCATGAAGCGTTCGGCCACCTCTCGGAATCCGACCGCCTCTACGAGAACCCGCGCCTCAAGGATATTCTCCTGATGGGAAAGGAGTTCGGCCCGGAATACCTGAATATCGTTGACGACGGTTCCCTGCCGGGTTACGCGGGATACACGCCGTACGACGACGAGGGCATCCCCGCCCGGAAGAACTACCTCATCAAAAACGGCATCCTCACCGGGCGGCTCCATTCCCGCGAGACCGCCGCGAAGATGAACGAGCCCCCTTCGGGTAACGCCCGCGCCATCAATTCGGCGTTCCAGCCTATCGTCCGCATGACGAACACGTTTATCGAGAACGGCTCGGCCTCGTTCGACGGGATGCTCGCGTCCATCGACGACGGTATCTACGCGTGCGACGATATCGGCGGGATGACGGACGACGAGATGTTCACGTTCTCCGCGGCGTATGCCTACCGGATACGTAACGGCAAGATCGCCGAACTCCTCCGCGACGTCGTACTGACGGGTAACGTATTCTCCACGTTGAAGAATATCAAGATGATCGGCGACGATTTGAAGATATTCGGGGGGCTTGGCGGATGCGGTAAGGGCGGACAGTCTCCGCTCCCGGTGGGGCTGGGAAGCCCGCATATCCTGATCGACGACGTGCTGATCGGCGGGGAATAG
- a CDS encoding GGDEF domain-containing protein, translating into MEINPMLKDVILNILNEEYLKGGEILHDIKRVYDNCIPKEKNQFYSMLLFFLTHLEFKEDEAKKHWEKILERYYYFERLLRRDISLRLAIVDYFTSDYRLLKNPIIIEMFLYEVTEKNALMDELTGLYNYRYLQRALDAERKRSTRYKLPFSLVFMDLDNLKSINDNFGHSMGDHALRCVSETIRLHKRSEDIACRYGGDEFIMLLPQTLRDGALECVNRIKQAIEQHCDKGDFHLTLSAGIAEYPADSDNPEQLIQLADQALYQAKCMGKNSVVCKIEPC; encoded by the coding sequence ATGGAAATTAATCCGATGCTCAAGGATGTAATTCTGAACATTCTCAATGAGGAATACCTGAAGGGCGGGGAAATTCTTCACGATATCAAACGGGTCTATGATAACTGCATACCGAAGGAAAAAAACCAGTTTTATTCGATGCTGCTCTTTTTTCTGACCCATCTCGAGTTTAAAGAGGACGAGGCGAAAAAGCACTGGGAGAAAATCCTCGAACGGTATTATTACTTCGAGCGGCTTCTTCGCCGCGATATCAGCCTCCGGCTGGCGATAGTCGATTATTTTACCTCGGATTACCGTCTACTGAAAAACCCCATCATCATCGAAATGTTCCTTTATGAAGTCACCGAGAAAAACGCGCTGATGGACGAACTGACGGGATTGTATAATTACCGTTATCTCCAGCGCGCGCTTGACGCCGAGCGCAAGCGTTCCACGCGGTACAAACTCCCGTTCAGCCTCGTATTCATGGATTTGGATAACCTGAAGAGTATCAACGATAATTTCGGGCACTCGATGGGAGATCATGCGCTTCGCTGCGTCTCGGAAACTATCCGCCTGCATAAACGCTCCGAGGATATCGCCTGCCGCTACGGGGGTGACGAATTTATCATGCTGCTGCCGCAGACCCTTCGCGACGGCGCATTGGAATGCGTCAACCGGATCAAGCAGGCTATCGAGCAGCATTGCGATAAAGGCGATTTCCACCTTACCCTGAGCGCGGGGATCGCGGAATATCCCGCCGATTCGGATAATCCCGAGCAACTGATACAACTCGCGGATCAGGCGCTATATCAGGCGAAATGTATGGGTAAGAATTCCGTCGTCTGTAAAATAGAGCCGTGCTAA